The following proteins are encoded in a genomic region of Thiomicrospira sp. R3:
- a CDS encoding rod shape-determining protein → MFRKIIGLFSNDISIDLGTANTLIYVRGQGVVLNEPSVVAIRDNGRGNRSIVAVGNEAKKMLGRTPGNIQAIRPLKDGVIADFHVTEKMLQAFIRKVHEAKFFQPSPRVLVCVPCGSTQVERRAIRESAAGAGARQVFLIEEPMAAAIGAGMPVSEASGSMVVDIGGGTTEVATLSLNGIVYSDSVKVGGDRFDDAIIKFVRRNYGMLIGEASAERIKHEIGTAYSEAEPKTIEVRGRNLAEGVPRSFILNSNEILEALQDPLSSIVGAVRTALERTPPELGADVAEHGIVLTGGGAMLRNLSTRLSEETGVPVIVADDPLTCVARGGGRALEMMDEKGMDVFSHD, encoded by the coding sequence ATGTTCCGTAAAATTATAGGCTTGTTTTCAAACGATATTTCAATTGATTTGGGAACAGCAAACACGCTTATCTATGTTCGTGGTCAAGGCGTTGTGCTTAACGAACCCTCTGTTGTTGCCATCCGTGATAATGGCCGGGGTAACCGCAGTATTGTTGCGGTAGGCAATGAAGCCAAAAAAATGCTCGGGCGCACGCCAGGTAATATTCAAGCTATTCGCCCACTGAAAGATGGCGTCATTGCCGACTTTCATGTCACAGAAAAAATGCTACAAGCCTTTATCCGTAAAGTTCATGAAGCCAAGTTCTTCCAGCCAAGTCCTCGTGTTTTAGTTTGTGTTCCTTGTGGTTCCACCCAAGTTGAGCGTCGAGCTATTCGTGAATCCGCTGCGGGCGCAGGTGCACGCCAAGTGTTTTTGATTGAAGAACCCATGGCGGCTGCAATCGGTGCAGGCATGCCTGTAAGCGAAGCCAGTGGTTCAATGGTGGTTGATATTGGTGGCGGCACAACCGAAGTCGCTACCTTATCGCTTAACGGTATTGTGTATTCAGATTCTGTTAAGGTGGGGGGAGATCGATTTGATGATGCGATTATCAAATTCGTCCGCCGTAACTACGGTATGTTAATTGGTGAGGCCAGTGCCGAAAGAATCAAACATGAAATCGGTACGGCTTACAGCGAGGCTGAACCAAAAACCATTGAGGTGCGTGGACGTAACCTAGCTGAAGGCGTTCCAAGAAGTTTTATTTTAAATAGCAATGAAATCTTAGAAGCTCTACAAGACCCTCTCTCTTCAATTGTTGGTGCCGTTCGAACGGCACTTGAGCGAACGCCCCCCGAACTCGGTGCGGATGTTGCTGAGCATGGCATCGTTCTAACCGGGGGCGGTGCAATGCTTCGCAATCTTAGCACACGCTTAAGCGAAGAAACGGGCGTACCTGTGATTGTTGCCGATGACCCATTAACTTGCGTGGCACGAGGTGGTGGCCGTGCGTTAGAAATGATGGATGAAAAAGGTATGGACGTGTTTTCGCACGACTAA
- the mreC gene encoding rod shape-determining protein MreC, which translates to MVFVICVILMASDYYGQYMGTMRNLLTTTLEPLERAAAIPSQVQKWYNHKLQDTAILENQILQLNTENIMLKARLLQMKSLEQELDRHRRLLGTTGRMDARSVRVASVLFYSSTPLTQYLTINKGSLDNIKINQPVIDANGLIGQITSLTPTSSRIMKITDPNHQTPVRVLRTGQRGIATGLGHSQLSLDFIPITANIQPGDTLVTSGLGGIFPAGYPVATITEIIKTEGLSYLNIKAKPIADLDNTHEVLILFTTRSPNELRLP; encoded by the coding sequence ATCGTATTTGTTATTTGCGTGATTCTTATGGCATCAGATTATTATGGTCAATACATGGGGACTATGCGTAATCTATTAACGACTACACTGGAACCCTTGGAACGTGCTGCCGCCATTCCCTCTCAGGTGCAAAAATGGTACAACCATAAGCTGCAAGATACCGCCATACTTGAAAACCAAATTTTACAGCTCAACACTGAAAACATTATGTTAAAAGCGCGGCTTTTGCAAATGAAAAGTCTTGAGCAGGAGTTAGATCGCCACCGTCGCCTTTTAGGCACAACCGGCAGAATGGATGCTAGATCAGTTAGAGTTGCTAGTGTATTGTTTTACAGCTCAACACCCTTGACTCAATATCTCACGATTAACAAAGGTAGCTTAGACAATATAAAAATCAATCAACCCGTCATTGATGCTAATGGTTTGATTGGGCAAATAACGAGCCTAACACCTACTTCAAGCCGAATAATGAAGATTACCGATCCAAACCATCAAACCCCTGTTCGGGTTTTACGCACCGGACAAAGAGGCATCGCTACCGGGCTAGGGCATAGTCAGCTTAGTTTAGACTTCATCCCTATTACTGCTAACATTCAGCCTGGTGACACGCTGGTTACGTCGGGATTGGGTGGGATTTTTCCTGCAGGTTATCCTGTTGCTACTATTACAGAGATTATCAAAACCGAGGGATTAAGTTACTTAAATATCAAAGCTAAACCGATTGCCGATCTGGACAATACTCATGAAGTTTTAATTTTGTTTACAACAAGAAGCCCGAATGAACTACGCTTACCATAA
- the mreD gene encoding rod shape-determining protein MreD, with product MNYAYHNLSFQSVKYLVITSYVASLILSVYALRVDWLLILPPFTLLVLLFWVIQILNQTHLFSALILGLLMDGLHQTLLGSHSLLFILVTFMMIRMRLRFRSTPLWQQSIMIGFYMLLFQFCYFILYQPSLSNDEVLLYWSMPLVSTIVWPILALSLISLSKPSESA from the coding sequence ATGAACTACGCTTACCATAACCTTTCTTTTCAGTCTGTAAAATACCTAGTTATTACAAGCTATGTGGCTTCGTTAATATTGAGCGTTTATGCGCTTAGAGTAGACTGGTTACTAATTCTCCCCCCGTTTACGCTGCTAGTACTATTATTTTGGGTTATCCAAATTTTAAATCAAACTCACCTTTTTAGTGCATTAATACTTGGACTGTTAATGGATGGATTGCATCAAACACTCTTAGGAAGCCATAGCCTACTCTTTATCTTAGTTACATTTATGATGATACGAATGCGCTTGCGTTTTAGGAGTACCCCACTTTGGCAACAATCCATCATGATTGGCTTCTACATGCTACTATTCCAATTTTGCTACTTTATTTTATACCAGCCATCACTGTCCAATGACGAGGTTCTACTTTATTGGTCTATGCCCCTGGTATCCACAATAGTCTGGCCAATACTGGCCCTTAGCCTTATTAGCCTTTCTAAACCATCAGAAAGCGCATGA
- the mrdA gene encoding penicillin-binding protein 2, with protein MILVIFMVFMTLIARMTYLQWFNHEKYLSRADGNRISVQTLPPQRGHIFDRNQVLLAGSVSNYKLSFRRENIIQFDSTFEQLKTLFPEIESSLLDEFSQTLRRTPRHRDLALPYSLTEKQAAIFAAQRFRFPGVTLQAQLKRTYPLESSGVHFLGYVGRISQNDLQRLDARRYRGTEVTGKIGIERAYEDRLHGYPGLQTVESNAQGRVVRILDTIAPKQGENITLTIDSRLQRFIEEKLGDRRAAVVAISPLNGEILALVSTPTYDPNLFVDGINHTNYNALINNPNKPLINRAIRGQYPPGSTTKPFVALGALEQGAITMTERIFDPGYFEFQGHRYRNWRRQGHGWTDLKRSIVESVDTFYYKMSLDIGIDGLNSMLSPFGFGERTGIDIPGEASGILPSQEWKRATHGEPWYRGETIIASIGQGYNLVTPIQLAQATAILANRGRIIQPHLLKSENSDIQNFIDPTSELDRSDQIPIRSRNHWEYVIQGMIDSVHTPRGTAWNAGRHINDYQIAGKTGTAQVFSLHDTDFNADELDPRLHSHSLFIAFAPASNPKIAIAVIAENAGSGGRVAAPIAIETIDYYLKELDKP; from the coding sequence GTGATCCTGGTTATTTTTATGGTTTTTATGACGCTTATTGCTCGGATGACCTACCTCCAATGGTTTAACCATGAAAAATACCTAAGTCGAGCCGATGGTAATAGAATTAGCGTTCAAACCTTACCGCCACAAAGAGGCCATATTTTTGATCGAAACCAAGTCCTCTTAGCAGGTAGTGTTTCAAACTACAAACTCAGCTTTAGAAGAGAAAATATCATTCAATTTGATTCAACTTTTGAACAGCTTAAAACTTTATTTCCCGAAATAGAATCATCATTACTTGATGAGTTTTCACAAACTCTAAGAAGAACGCCACGGCATCGAGACCTAGCACTACCTTATTCTCTGACCGAAAAACAAGCGGCGATATTTGCTGCTCAACGTTTTAGATTTCCTGGTGTCACGCTCCAAGCCCAACTTAAACGTACCTACCCGCTTGAAAGCTCTGGCGTTCATTTTTTAGGCTATGTTGGACGCATTAGTCAAAATGACTTACAACGTCTTGACGCACGACGTTACCGTGGTACCGAGGTCACAGGGAAAATTGGTATCGAGCGCGCCTATGAAGATCGCCTTCACGGTTACCCAGGATTACAAACAGTAGAATCTAATGCACAGGGTCGAGTAGTCCGAATTCTCGACACTATTGCGCCTAAACAGGGCGAAAACATCACACTGACCATTGATAGCCGATTACAGCGTTTTATCGAAGAAAAACTAGGTGATCGTCGAGCCGCAGTCGTTGCCATCTCCCCACTAAATGGCGAGATACTGGCGCTAGTTAGTACGCCTACCTACGACCCCAATCTTTTCGTTGATGGCATTAACCACACCAACTACAACGCACTTATCAACAATCCAAACAAGCCACTGATTAATCGCGCAATTCGTGGCCAATATCCACCTGGTTCCACGACTAAGCCCTTTGTTGCACTGGGTGCGCTTGAACAAGGTGCCATCACAATGACGGAACGAATATTTGATCCAGGTTATTTTGAGTTCCAAGGCCACCGTTATCGTAACTGGCGCCGCCAAGGTCATGGCTGGACCGATTTAAAGCGTTCAATTGTTGAATCGGTTGACACTTTTTACTACAAAATGAGTCTAGATATTGGCATAGATGGACTCAACAGCATGCTGTCGCCTTTTGGTTTTGGTGAACGAACCGGCATTGATATTCCAGGCGAAGCTTCAGGAATTCTACCCTCACAAGAATGGAAGAGAGCAACCCATGGCGAACCCTGGTATCGTGGAGAAACCATTATTGCGTCAATTGGTCAGGGATATAATTTAGTTACGCCAATCCAACTGGCTCAGGCCACAGCCATTCTAGCTAACCGGGGGCGAATTATTCAACCACACCTGCTAAAATCAGAAAATTCTGATATACAAAACTTTATCGATCCAACCAGTGAATTAGACAGATCAGACCAAATACCGATTCGAAGCCGCAATCACTGGGAATATGTTATTCAAGGCATGATTGATAGCGTCCATACCCCAAGAGGTACTGCATGGAACGCAGGGCGTCATATCAATGACTACCAAATTGCAGGTAAGACAGGAACCGCACAGGTTTTCAGCCTACATGACACCGATTTTAATGCCGATGAATTGGATCCGCGTTTACACTCTCATTCACTTTTTATTGCGTTCGCGCCCGCCTCGAACCCAAAAATTGCGATCGCCGTTATAGCTGAAAATGCTGGCAGTGGAGGGCGTGTAGCCGCTCCTATAGCGATTGAAACCATTGATTACTATCTAAAAGAACTAGACAAACCATGA
- the rodA gene encoding rod shape-determining protein RodA, translating to MINSWLTQKDQTYVKPRSWLASIHIDGFLFLGLLLLLTTGLITIYSASGGDLNVTKHHAIRILIALGLMVAFAQIPPRKLALITPWVFLLGILMLIAVIVFGDMGKGAQRWLDLGFIRFQPSEIMKLALPMMLAWLFAYSRYPAHPARYIVGLFIVGLTAGLIVIQPDLGTSILIAMSGLFVLFFAGLPWKMIIGALVSLAIAIPIVWNFLHGYQKQRVLTFLDPESDPLGAGYHIIQSKIAIGSGGLEGKGFMGSTQAHLDFLPESTTDFIFSVFAEEFGLIGVILLLTLYSLVLLRGLYIAYRAKEPFNRLVAASLTMTLFVYISVNIGMVSGLLPVVGLPLPLISYGGSSMVTLMISFGILMSIHTHKKLLSN from the coding sequence ATGATAAATAGTTGGCTAACGCAAAAAGATCAAACTTACGTTAAACCAAGAAGCTGGCTGGCCTCTATTCATATTGATGGCTTTTTATTCTTGGGTTTGTTATTACTTTTAACAACGGGGTTAATCACAATATACAGTGCTTCGGGCGGCGATTTAAATGTAACCAAACATCATGCTATTAGGATTTTAATAGCGCTAGGATTAATGGTCGCTTTTGCACAAATTCCTCCAAGAAAATTAGCCTTAATCACTCCCTGGGTGTTTCTCCTGGGCATCTTAATGCTCATCGCCGTTATCGTTTTTGGTGATATGGGAAAAGGCGCGCAACGTTGGCTTGACTTAGGCTTTATTCGCTTTCAACCTTCCGAAATTATGAAACTCGCACTACCTATGATGCTAGCTTGGTTATTTGCTTATAGTCGCTACCCCGCCCATCCCGCTCGCTATATCGTTGGATTATTTATTGTTGGCTTAACCGCTGGCTTAATTGTCATTCAACCTGATCTTGGAACCTCAATCCTTATCGCAATGAGCGGGTTATTTGTACTATTTTTTGCTGGATTGCCCTGGAAAATGATTATTGGTGCGTTAGTCAGCCTAGCCATTGCGATACCTATTGTTTGGAACTTTCTTCACGGCTACCAAAAACAACGCGTACTGACCTTCCTTGATCCTGAATCGGATCCACTTGGAGCAGGTTATCATATAATACAATCTAAAATTGCGATTGGATCAGGCGGCTTAGAGGGTAAAGGCTTTATGGGAAGCACCCAAGCACACCTCGACTTTCTTCCTGAAAGCACGACTGATTTTATTTTCTCTGTATTTGCTGAAGAATTTGGTTTAATCGGTGTCATTCTGCTACTCACACTCTACAGCCTAGTGTTATTAAGAGGCCTCTACATTGCTTATCGTGCAAAAGAACCCTTCAACCGATTGGTCGCAGCTAGCTTAACCATGACACTCTTTGTTTATATTAGTGTAAATATTGGCATGGTAAGTGGGCTTTTGCCCGTAGTTGGGCTGCCCTTGCCCTTGATCAGTTACGGAGGTAGCTCTATGGTGACCTTGATGATTAGTTTTGGCATTCTGATGTCAATTCACACCCACAAAAAATTGTTATCGAATTGA
- a CDS encoding D-alanyl-D-alanine carboxypeptidase family protein — protein MKNLFYRSTTLAFIAITLLFSHNLRANQPFVSPAAPSFSGTAHIVIDYDSNAIIAQGNPDLLIEPASLTKIMTGYVVFNEIKHERIKLDDMVTISEKAWRMPGSRMFIEVGRQVSVLDLIKGMVIQSGNDASVALAEHIAGTEERFAQLMNQYALELGMQNTNFLNSTGLPDPEHLTTVRDLSILTRALIRDFPDYYNWYSEKRFTFNGITQYNRNRLLWQDPTVDGLKTGHTSSAGYCLVSSANRNDMRVIVVVAGTQSATQRISESQKLLNYAFRFYETHKLYEKDQRLIDARVWLGVRDTLGLGIADEVYVTVPRGQYQNLKIETLTPKQIEAPIVLGDKIGQLVISLHDEVLVEKPLIALSDIEQASFFKRLIDRIKLLFRGLFSKDD, from the coding sequence ATGAAAAATTTATTTTATCGCTCAACGACACTCGCTTTCATCGCTATAACGCTTTTATTTAGCCACAATCTAAGAGCTAACCAACCCTTTGTTTCGCCTGCTGCACCCTCTTTTTCAGGAACGGCACATATCGTGATTGACTACGACAGTAATGCTATTATTGCCCAAGGCAATCCCGACCTGTTAATAGAACCCGCCAGCTTAACCAAAATCATGACCGGTTATGTAGTGTTTAATGAAATTAAACATGAGCGGATTAAACTTGATGACATGGTTACAATTAGCGAAAAAGCCTGGAGAATGCCTGGTTCACGCATGTTTATTGAAGTGGGTCGCCAAGTCTCCGTTCTAGACCTAATAAAAGGTATGGTAATTCAGTCTGGCAATGACGCCAGTGTCGCTCTAGCCGAACATATTGCAGGCACAGAAGAACGTTTTGCTCAACTGATGAACCAATATGCCTTAGAGCTTGGCATGCAAAATACTAATTTTTTAAACTCAACAGGTTTACCTGACCCTGAACATCTCACCACAGTGCGAGACCTATCCATTCTAACGCGCGCCTTAATCCGAGATTTTCCTGATTATTACAACTGGTATTCTGAAAAACGTTTCACGTTTAACGGTATCACTCAATACAACCGTAACCGCCTGTTATGGCAAGACCCTACGGTAGATGGATTAAAAACTGGTCATACTTCATCAGCGGGTTACTGTTTAGTCTCTTCAGCTAACCGTAATGACATGCGAGTGATTGTAGTGGTTGCAGGAACACAAAGTGCAACGCAGCGAATCAGCGAAAGCCAAAAACTATTGAATTATGCATTCCGCTTTTATGAAACCCACAAACTTTATGAAAAAGATCAACGCCTGATTGATGCACGCGTGTGGCTTGGAGTCCGTGATACCCTGGGTCTAGGTATTGCTGATGAAGTCTATGTAACGGTTCCACGAGGCCAATATCAAAACCTTAAAATTGAAACCCTAACGCCTAAACAAATCGAAGCGCCTATTGTGTTAGGTGATAAAATTGGTCAACTCGTTATTAGTCTTCATGATGAAGTATTAGTTGAAAAACCGCTAATTGCATTGTCTGACATTGAACAAGCCTCTTTTTTCAAACGCCTTATAGATCGTATTAAGTTGCTGTTCCGCGGTTTATTTAGCAAAGACGACTAA
- the iscB gene encoding RNA-guided endonuclease IscB → MSVFVLTKNKKPLMPCSEKRARLLLSRGRAVVHLMTPFTIRLKDRVAGVCQSVHVKIDPGSKQTGMAVVLESKLDLKVLWLSVIHHRGHQISEQLTARHAMRRRRRNQLWYRPARFNNRTRPGGWLAPSLQHRIDTTLAWIKKLSKLAPVSDIGMERVEFDMQKMVKGDIAGVEYQQGTLFGFEVKEYLLTKHKHTCAYCNGVSGDNRLEVEHVQPRSKGGSHSVKNLVIACRSCNEAKGSHRLSEWKRLLGISKLDKARAIGIEKTLKGKWTGLKDAAAVNTTRNALLHELLVLAKTTVSVYTGTGAMTKFNRKQQGIPKHHALDAVCVGEDLKPVKNWVKPVLGIKCTGRGSYQRTRLNKYGFPRGYLMRQKAVHGFQTGDQVKAVVPSGKKQGIYSGRVAIRASGRFNIQAANGLVQGISHKHCTLIQRGSGYGFNLTAIVLTHGEREKQAA, encoded by the coding sequence ATGTCGGTATTTGTATTAACAAAAAACAAGAAGCCGTTAATGCCGTGCTCAGAGAAACGCGCAAGGCTACTGCTTTCGCGGGGTCGTGCGGTGGTGCATTTGATGACGCCGTTTACTATTCGGTTAAAAGACCGGGTAGCGGGTGTGTGTCAGTCCGTGCATGTCAAAATCGATCCCGGCTCAAAGCAAACGGGGATGGCGGTTGTCCTGGAATCCAAGCTGGATTTAAAGGTATTGTGGTTAAGTGTGATTCACCACCGCGGTCATCAGATTAGTGAACAGCTTACCGCACGACACGCCATGCGCCGCCGTCGCCGTAATCAGCTTTGGTATCGTCCTGCAAGGTTTAACAACCGCACCCGACCTGGTGGTTGGTTAGCGCCCTCACTACAACATCGTATCGATACCACGCTAGCTTGGATTAAAAAACTATCCAAGCTAGCACCGGTATCGGACATTGGCATGGAGCGGGTGGAGTTTGATATGCAAAAAATGGTGAAAGGTGATATTGCAGGCGTTGAATACCAACAAGGTACACTGTTTGGGTTTGAAGTTAAGGAATACCTGCTGACCAAGCACAAACATACCTGCGCGTATTGCAACGGAGTAAGCGGTGACAACAGGCTTGAGGTGGAACACGTCCAGCCTCGCTCAAAAGGTGGCAGCCACAGCGTTAAAAACTTGGTCATCGCGTGTCGGAGCTGTAATGAGGCGAAAGGCAGCCATCGGCTTTCAGAGTGGAAACGGTTGTTGGGCATATCCAAGCTGGATAAAGCCCGTGCCATCGGGATTGAGAAAACCCTTAAGGGCAAGTGGACAGGACTCAAAGACGCGGCGGCGGTTAATACTACGCGTAACGCTTTGCTGCATGAACTTCTGGTGTTGGCTAAAACCACCGTATCGGTCTATACCGGAACGGGTGCGATGACCAAGTTTAATCGCAAACAGCAAGGCATTCCCAAGCATCATGCGCTGGATGCGGTCTGTGTTGGCGAAGATTTAAAACCGGTTAAAAACTGGGTTAAACCGGTTTTGGGTATTAAATGCACCGGACGTGGGAGTTATCAGCGTACACGACTGAACAAGTATGGCTTTCCACGCGGTTACTTAATGCGCCAAAAAGCGGTGCATGGCTTTCAGACTGGCGATCAGGTTAAAGCGGTGGTTCCCAGTGGGAAAAAGCAAGGCATTTACTCAGGCCGTGTGGCAATTCGTGCCAGCGGAAGGTTTAACATCCAAGCCGCCAACGGTTTGGTTCAGGGTATTAGTCACAAACACTGCACGTTAATCCAACGTGGTAGCGGTTATGGCTTTAATTTAACAGCGATAGTACTTACTCACGGAGAACGCGAGAAACAGGCGGCCTAA
- a CDS encoding D-amino acid aminotransferase, translated as MNAQTVYLNGELMPMEQARISPMDRGFLFADGVYEVIPVYNGRLFEWEAHYHRLENSLKAVSMANPMDKQAWLSVLNQLISLHPWQDQFIYLQISRGVQIPRDHLAQKDLTPTVFAYTNPLKPLASSILENGIKVVTLEDIRWQRCDIKAIALLPNVMAKLQAQAAGVDDVILINQQGNVTEGSASNMLMVKDGIIITPPLSQHILPGITRQVLEKLAHQHHIHFIEREINQAELETADELWLASSTKEVLPICQLNGQPVGNGKPGPVWQKLRAHYQDYKQHITNT; from the coding sequence ATGAACGCGCAGACTGTCTATCTAAATGGCGAGCTGATGCCTATGGAGCAAGCTCGCATTTCGCCGATGGATCGGGGATTTCTTTTTGCTGACGGGGTGTATGAAGTAATACCGGTTTATAACGGTCGATTATTTGAGTGGGAAGCTCATTACCATCGACTTGAAAATAGCTTAAAAGCAGTATCCATGGCTAATCCGATGGACAAGCAGGCCTGGTTGTCCGTACTTAATCAATTAATTAGCCTTCATCCTTGGCAAGATCAATTTATTTACTTACAAATCAGCCGTGGCGTGCAAATTCCGCGTGATCATTTAGCGCAAAAAGACCTCACTCCAACGGTATTTGCCTATACCAACCCGCTAAAACCGCTGGCATCGTCTATTTTAGAAAACGGCATTAAGGTCGTTACACTTGAAGATATTCGCTGGCAACGCTGTGACATCAAAGCGATTGCACTGCTCCCCAATGTAATGGCCAAATTACAAGCCCAGGCAGCGGGTGTGGATGACGTCATTTTGATCAACCAGCAGGGAAATGTCACCGAAGGCTCAGCAAGCAATATGCTGATGGTTAAGGATGGGATTATCATCACCCCACCTCTTAGCCAACATATTTTGCCTGGCATTACCCGTCAGGTTCTTGAAAAACTGGCACATCAGCACCATATCCATTTTATCGAGCGCGAAATTAATCAAGCTGAACTCGAAACCGCCGATGAATTGTGGCTTGCCAGCTCGACTAAAGAAGTCCTGCCGATTTGCCAACTCAACGGTCAACCTGTTGGCAACGGCAAACCAGGACCCGTTTGGCAAAAACTGCGCGCCCATTACCAAGACTACAAACAACACATAACCAATACCTAA
- a CDS encoding DUF493 domain-containing protein: MNQNAMNQNPTPEQPDTLIEFPCHYELKAMGSHCETFIELVYSVTQKHVPEVEREAIRLNPSKNGKYVSVKIKFYATQIEQIHGIYGELNDHPDVLWTL; encoded by the coding sequence ATGAACCAAAACGCAATGAACCAAAACCCAACCCCTGAACAACCCGACACGCTGATTGAGTTTCCCTGCCACTATGAACTCAAAGCCATGGGCAGCCATTGCGAAACCTTTATAGAATTGGTGTACAGCGTCACTCAAAAGCATGTGCCTGAGGTTGAGCGCGAAGCGATTCGCCTCAACCCATCGAAAAACGGCAAATACGTGTCAGTCAAAATCAAATTCTACGCCACCCAGATCGAACAGATTCACGGCATTTATGGCGAGCTCAACGACCACCCTGATGTACTTTGGACACTCTAA
- the lipB gene encoding lipoyl(octanoyl) transferase LipB: MSVITLKHLGLQDYLHTYQAMQAFSAQRQPDTADEVWLVEHPPVFTQGLNGQAEHIQQSLRDIPLVHTDRGGQITYHGPGQLVVYVLIDLRRRKLGVRQLISLLEQSVINLLADYQLSAQARVDAPGIYLEGKKIASLGLKIKRQTSYHGLALNINMDLTPFEWITPCGLQAMQMTQLADYLPDATVANIKPDLVRSFRQQLENSPIMFN, encoded by the coding sequence ATGTCAGTCATAACGCTTAAACACCTCGGCCTACAAGACTACCTGCACACCTACCAAGCGATGCAGGCCTTTAGCGCACAACGCCAGCCCGACACCGCTGATGAAGTCTGGCTGGTCGAACACCCCCCCGTATTCACCCAAGGCCTTAACGGTCAAGCTGAGCATATTCAACAAAGCTTGCGTGATATTCCACTGGTGCATACCGACCGAGGCGGACAAATTACCTATCACGGCCCAGGGCAACTGGTAGTTTACGTGCTGATTGATCTTAGGCGTCGCAAGCTGGGGGTGCGTCAACTGATTAGCCTACTTGAACAATCGGTGATTAACTTGCTCGCTGACTATCAACTAAGCGCCCAAGCGCGGGTCGATGCTCCCGGCATTTACCTTGAAGGCAAAAAAATTGCCTCGCTCGGCCTAAAAATAAAACGCCAAACTAGCTACCACGGTCTAGCGCTGAATATCAATATGGACCTCACCCCCTTTGAATGGATCACCCCCTGCGGCCTGCAAGCCATGCAAATGACACAGCTTGCCGACTATTTGCCTGATGCCACTGTCGCCAACATAAAACCCGACCTGGTTAGAAGCTTTCGACAACAACTCGAAAATTCGCCTATAATGTTTAACTAA
- the lipA gene encoding lipoyl synthase gives MQNYQEITLEQIGGLKARNQMMSKGEYKTKSLKHKPDPERTRLNKPSWIRAKLPKAKDIHRISELKGILRENGLHTVCEEASCPNLGECFGQGTATFMIMGDICTRKCPFCDVTHGRPKPLDNHEPQHMANTIKAMRLNYVVITSVDRDDLRDGGAKHFLHCVEAVRQTSPHTQIEILVPDFRGRLTVALDTLAHCPPDVLNHNLETVPRLYEQARPGAHYQASLDLLARFKQLQPKVKTKSGLMVGLGETFDEMVQVLKDLRAHQVDMLTVGQYLQPSLHHLGVERYWTPEQFKQLETQAYQLGFSHVACGPMVRSSYHADLQAKGEFNASTEV, from the coding sequence ATGCAAAACTACCAAGAAATCACACTCGAACAAATTGGCGGACTAAAAGCCCGTAACCAAATGATGAGCAAGGGCGAATACAAAACCAAATCGCTCAAACACAAACCCGACCCAGAACGCACACGCCTCAATAAACCCAGCTGGATACGCGCCAAATTACCCAAAGCCAAAGACATCCACCGCATCAGTGAACTCAAAGGCATTCTGCGGGAAAACGGATTGCATACTGTCTGCGAAGAAGCCTCCTGCCCCAATCTGGGTGAATGCTTTGGTCAGGGCACTGCCACCTTTATGATTATGGGCGATATCTGCACCCGCAAATGTCCGTTTTGTGATGTCACCCACGGCCGCCCCAAACCACTCGACAACCACGAACCCCAACACATGGCCAACACCATCAAAGCGATGCGCCTTAACTATGTCGTGATAACCTCGGTGGATCGTGATGATTTGCGTGATGGCGGGGCCAAGCATTTTTTACACTGCGTGGAAGCGGTGCGCCAAACCTCGCCCCATACCCAAATCGAAATCCTAGTACCCGACTTTCGCGGCCGTTTAACAGTGGCACTTGATACACTGGCACACTGTCCGCCTGATGTACTCAACCACAACCTTGAAACTGTACCAAGACTCTACGAACAAGCCAGGCCTGGTGCACACTACCAAGCCTCGCTCGATTTACTAGCGCGCTTCAAGCAATTGCAACCCAAGGTCAAAACAAAATCAGGGTTAATGGTCGGTTTAGGCGAAACCTTTGACGAAATGGTACAAGTATTAAAAGATTTACGCGCTCATCAGGTGGATATGTTGACCGTTGGCCAATACCTCCAGCCCAGTTTGCATCACCTTGGTGTCGAGCGCTATTGGACACCGGAGCAATTCAAACAACTCGAAACCCAAGCCTACCAACTCGGCTTTAGTCATGTCGCCTGTGGCCCAATGGTCAGAAGCTCCTACCACGCCGACCTCCAAGCCAAAGGCGAATTTAACGCATCAACTGAGGTGTAA